From one Treponema denticola genomic stretch:
- a CDS encoding MptD family putative ECF transporter S component: METKTNHWKISYFVLIGLMAAIYAAVIYGVGILTSVTIPVMHVFAPGMTGLLMGPIVLFVVKTVRRFGVLTLLAGLGVALFTLTGMGSINCLIFVVIAGLIADVIITKTGFKTLSVGIGHGLTQAAYFTGGVFPFLFFLERELAKWQEMGMSREEILEYVKYFTGTFAVIGIVSAIVFGIAGVYIGKLILKRHFKDME; encoded by the coding sequence ATGGAAACAAAAACCAATCACTGGAAAATCAGTTATTTTGTTTTAATTGGTTTAATGGCGGCGATTTATGCAGCTGTTATTTATGGGGTCGGGATATTGACATCCGTTACTATTCCCGTTATGCACGTGTTTGCTCCCGGTATGACGGGACTTTTGATGGGGCCTATTGTTCTTTTTGTTGTAAAGACTGTGCGGAGATTCGGCGTGTTGACGCTGCTTGCAGGTTTAGGCGTTGCGCTTTTTACGCTGACCGGAATGGGAAGTATTAACTGTCTGATTTTTGTTGTCATTGCAGGTTTGATAGCCGATGTGATTATTACAAAAACAGGATTCAAAACGCTTTCGGTCGGTATCGGTCACGGACTAACGCAGGCTGCATATTTTACCGGAGGCGTGTTCCCTTTCCTTTTCTTTTTGGAACGGGAATTGGCGAAGTGGCAGGAAATGGGAATGAGCCGAGAAGAGATACTTGAATATGTGAAATATTTTACCGGAACCTTCGCCGTTATCGGCATAGTATCCGCTATCGTTTTCGGTATTGCAGGCGTCTATATCGGAAAGCTCATCTTAAAACGGCATTTTAAGGATATGGAGTAG
- a CDS encoding ABC transporter ATP-binding protein → MINLNDVSYQYNGAAAQAIQNLSMSIKKGELVVITGKSGCGKTTVFRCVNGLCPRFYEGEINGSLTLNGKVLSSMRICDISNIAASVFQNPESQFFTTDVLSDLVYQCENCGIEKEEIQERLYRVTKLLSLEPLLNRKLSELSGGEKQKIAIASVLMLDTRVVLMDEPSSNLDYQSVELLTQILAQLKSKGYTILIIEHRLHYLAELCDRLIVMENGSIVREYEKDLLRTIGNDEFHKQGLRDLHVFQNHRNTLITPQRQHKDEPLVVLHDIHFGYRKNAEVLRGIHLSIYPGDKIALIGKNGCGKTTLGKILCGLKKEQSGTVLLDGRAFPARVRSKTAGYVMQNVDFQLFGCSVYDDLLLGNEALPDKEKRIQTVLEKLDLSDLLEQHPTTLSMGQKQRLVVAASFLQNKRLTIFDEPTSGLDYGSMQNVCALIDSITGKTNASVIITHDYEFILNTCNRAVLLEDGRITEDFQFNGTMQLEYIFKERL, encoded by the coding sequence ATGATCAACTTGAATGATGTAAGCTATCAGTATAACGGTGCCGCGGCGCAGGCAATTCAGAACTTATCCATGTCTATCAAAAAAGGAGAATTGGTTGTTATTACCGGAAAAAGCGGCTGCGGAAAAACAACAGTATTCCGCTGTGTGAACGGGCTGTGTCCCCGTTTTTATGAAGGAGAAATAAACGGAAGTCTTACATTAAACGGCAAAGTTCTTTCGTCGATGCGTATATGCGATATATCAAACATTGCAGCCTCCGTTTTTCAAAATCCCGAAAGCCAGTTTTTTACCACCGATGTGCTTTCCGACCTTGTATATCAGTGCGAAAATTGCGGTATAGAAAAAGAAGAAATACAAGAGCGGCTGTACCGTGTTACAAAACTGTTATCGCTGGAACCGCTTTTAAACAGAAAGCTTTCGGAACTCTCCGGAGGTGAAAAACAAAAAATTGCAATCGCTTCGGTTTTAATGTTGGACACGCGCGTTGTACTGATGGACGAGCCGTCTTCCAATCTCGATTATCAATCCGTCGAATTGCTTACACAAATACTTGCACAGCTAAAATCAAAAGGCTACACGATACTCATCATCGAGCACCGGCTGCATTATTTGGCGGAACTCTGCGACCGGCTCATCGTAATGGAAAACGGGTCTATAGTACGGGAATATGAAAAAGATTTGTTACGCACTATCGGTAATGATGAGTTCCACAAACAGGGACTTCGAGACTTGCATGTATTTCAAAATCACCGCAATACACTGATTACTCCGCAGCGGCAGCATAAAGACGAACCCTTGGTTGTACTGCACGATATTCATTTTGGCTATCGGAAAAACGCTGAGGTTTTAAGAGGAATACATCTTTCAATATATCCCGGAGACAAGATCGCTTTAATCGGTAAAAACGGATGCGGAAAAACAACGCTGGGGAAAATCCTGTGCGGATTAAAAAAGGAACAGAGCGGTACCGTTTTGTTGGACGGAAGAGCATTCCCTGCAAGGGTGCGCAGTAAGACCGCCGGGTATGTGATGCAAAATGTAGACTTTCAACTTTTCGGGTGCAGCGTCTATGACGATTTACTGCTCGGTAACGAAGCGCTTCCCGACAAAGAAAAGCGAATACAGACAGTGCTTGAAAAGCTCGATCTGTCGGACTTGCTAGAACAACACCCGACAACACTGTCGATGGGACAAAAACAGCGCTTGGTAGTCGCCGCATCATTTTTACAAAATAAGCGGCTCACTATTTTTGACGAACCGACAAGCGGTTTGGATTACGGCAGTATGCAAAATGTCTGTGCGTTAATCGATTCAATAACGGGCAAGACAAACGCCTCCGTTATTATCACGCATGATTATGAGTTCATTTTAAACACCTGCAATAGAGCGGTTCTTTTGGAAGACGGACGGATAACCGAAGATTTTCAATTTAACGGCACGATGCAGTTGGAATATATTTTTAAAGAGAGGTTATAA
- a CDS encoding energy-coupling factor transporter transmembrane component T encodes MQKIKTALFDVRTLLFLDIVIMVFMLISGKAEVTLCSFIVAAAVPVITGLYGVLVCYTVLFAVLFSYYQLILHVHFPMFQSAVFSVIGILAFIVQRIIPFMLLGTVIQKQKNISEITMALDRMRLPRGVILSIAVMFRYFPAIKDDFLVIIDSMKLKGLYTSKCAAILHPIRTMEFVLVPMLFKSLKTAEELSCAALVKGIENTGKKTSYFDVKLRPVDAVFSLAAITVLTASMYAKLF; translated from the coding sequence ATGCAAAAGATTAAAACCGCTCTATTCGATGTTAGAACGCTTCTTTTTTTAGACATAGTGATTATGGTTTTTATGCTGATTTCCGGAAAGGCGGAGGTAACGCTCTGCTCTTTTATCGTTGCGGCGGCGGTGCCGGTCATAACAGGATTATACGGTGTCTTAGTGTGCTACACTGTTTTGTTTGCAGTGCTTTTTTCCTATTATCAACTGATTTTGCATGTGCATTTTCCGATGTTTCAATCTGCGGTTTTTTCCGTTATAGGAATACTCGCTTTTATCGTGCAGCGGATTATTCCCTTTATGCTGTTGGGAACGGTAATTCAAAAGCAAAAAAATATTTCGGAAATTACAATGGCGCTCGACCGTATGCGGCTGCCGCGAGGCGTTATCCTCAGCATAGCGGTAATGTTCCGTTATTTTCCTGCAATAAAAGATGATTTTCTGGTTATTATCGATTCGATGAAACTGAAAGGTCTATACACTTCAAAATGTGCGGCTATTCTCCATCCGATAAGGACGATGGAATTTGTGCTTGTGCCGATGTTGTTTAAAAGCCTAAAGACTGCGGAAGAACTTTCCTGTGCAGCCTTGGTTAAGGGTATTGAAAACACCGGTAAAAAAACATCGTACTTTGATGTCAAACTCCGGCCGGTAGATGCCGTGTTTTCGCTCGCTGCAATCACAGTGTTGACGGCAAGTATGTACGCAAAATTATTTTGA
- a CDS encoding ATP-dependent helicase translates to MNEFTEGLNPEQFKAVTTINGPVLIIAGAGSGKTRVITFRIAHMLDKGIPQSQILALTFTNKAAKEMADRVKELTGKKLQNLTVSTFHAFGVKVLRSHIDKIGWRINFSIYDETDRNQLIKECGRELKFSADALDVYKVGILFSNIKMGRKDWTNEHDSYKALYKEYQEGLKLYNAVDFDDLIMLPIKIFKEHPEVLAEYRERYRYIMVDEFQDTSTQQYNFMKLIADKNICVVGDDDQSIYSWRGASFENIRNFEKNFPEMIEIKLEQNYRSTGTILAAANGVISHNVNRKVKALWSEKDSGRPIEIFIPENEAAEADFISDMILSLKQREGFKYSDFGVLIRANSLSRPLEESFLEVNIPYRMSGGTSFFQRKEIKDLISYLRVVANPDDDVNLLRIINTPRRGIGKKTLETLSALATENSCSMRTAIRLLLENPPEDMRGKSIEDLKEFAELISAHRTQLLSGKGLAQKVRKLLDDIAYNEYLIAEYQKSEKAAQFKMMNIESFLHSMDDWENNPDNWDGSLYDYLNRITLLTRDDTEEEKGEVNIMTIHSSKGLEFPVVFIAGAEDGLIPHARSVEENDGDVEEERRLFYVAITRAQQKLFITSCRQRRKQGGITECAPSPFLDEIPADLVQYHEPDAQAEEERIADIFSQMKKKFSI, encoded by the coding sequence ATGAATGAATTTACTGAAGGTCTTAATCCCGAACAGTTTAAAGCCGTTACTACGATTAACGGGCCCGTGCTTATAATAGCGGGAGCCGGTTCGGGGAAAACACGCGTTATCACTTTTAGAATTGCACACATGCTCGACAAGGGAATTCCTCAGTCTCAGATTTTGGCTCTTACCTTTACCAACAAGGCTGCCAAGGAAATGGCCGATCGGGTAAAAGAGCTTACCGGTAAAAAACTTCAAAATCTGACTGTCAGTACCTTTCACGCTTTTGGAGTTAAGGTTCTGCGTTCCCATATCGATAAAATAGGCTGGAGAATTAATTTCAGTATTTATGACGAAACCGACCGAAATCAGCTGATTAAAGAATGTGGAAGAGAACTTAAATTCTCGGCAGATGCTTTGGATGTTTATAAGGTAGGCATTCTTTTTTCCAATATCAAAATGGGAAGAAAGGATTGGACAAACGAACATGATTCGTACAAGGCTCTTTATAAAGAATATCAGGAAGGGCTTAAACTTTATAATGCAGTAGACTTTGACGACCTTATAATGCTTCCAATAAAAATATTTAAAGAACATCCCGAAGTCTTGGCGGAGTACCGCGAAAGATACCGATATATAATGGTTGATGAATTTCAGGATACAAGCACACAGCAATATAATTTTATGAAGCTCATTGCCGACAAAAATATCTGCGTAGTAGGCGATGACGATCAATCTATTTATTCTTGGCGCGGTGCCAGTTTTGAAAATATCCGCAACTTTGAAAAAAACTTTCCCGAAATGATTGAAATAAAACTTGAACAAAACTACCGTTCTACAGGGACAATTCTGGCTGCCGCAAACGGTGTAATTTCTCATAACGTAAACCGCAAGGTAAAAGCTCTTTGGTCAGAAAAAGATTCGGGCCGCCCCATCGAAATTTTTATTCCCGAAAACGAGGCGGCGGAAGCCGATTTTATTTCGGACATGATTTTAAGCTTAAAGCAAAGAGAAGGCTTTAAGTATTCCGACTTCGGAGTTTTAATCCGTGCCAACAGTTTAAGTCGCCCATTGGAAGAATCTTTTTTGGAAGTAAACATTCCATATAGAATGTCGGGGGGTACAAGTTTTTTTCAGCGTAAAGAAATAAAAGATCTTATAAGCTATCTGCGTGTTGTTGCAAACCCCGACGATGATGTAAACCTCTTGCGCATTATTAACACACCGAGGCGGGGCATAGGCAAAAAAACTCTTGAAACCCTTTCCGCTCTTGCAACGGAAAATTCCTGTTCAATGCGGACAGCAATCCGCCTTCTTCTTGAAAACCCGCCTGAGGATATGAGGGGAAAGAGCATCGAGGATTTAAAAGAATTTGCCGAGCTTATAAGTGCACACCGCACTCAGCTTCTTTCAGGGAAGGGGCTTGCTCAAAAGGTTAGAAAACTTTTGGACGACATCGCCTATAACGAATACCTTATCGCCGAATACCAAAAAAGCGAAAAGGCAGCTCAATTCAAAATGATGAATATCGAAAGTTTTTTGCACTCGATGGACGATTGGGAAAACAATCCCGACAATTGGGACGGAAGCCTCTACGATTATCTTAACCGCATTACCCTTTTAACCCGCGATGATACTGAAGAAGAAAAAGGCGAAGTAAACATTATGACCATTCACTCTTCAAAAGGCTTGGAGTTTCCTGTGGTTTTTATTGCGGGAGCGGAAGACGGCCTTATTCCACATGCAAGGAGCGTTGAAGAAAATGACGGAGATGTTGAAGAAGAACGCCGCCTTTTCTATGTGGCCATCACCAGAGCTCAACAAAAACTTTTTATCACAAGCTGCAGGCAAAGACGGAAACAGGGCGGCATAACCGAATGTGCTCCGTCTCCCTTTTTGGATGAGATTCCTGCCGACCTCGTTCAGTACCACGAGCCCGATGCTCAAGCCGAAGAAGAACGCATCGCCGACATCTTCAGCCAAATGAAAAAAAAGTTTTCGATATAG
- a CDS encoding P13 family porin: protein MKKMFMFTVLLLIGFSLYSEETVKQTKEDDESFSYYLTVNQLISKNLFKNKDLISEYSQKLNNEQILLIQKKYQKDLAVPLLLNGFVGFGSGNFACGDMLGGGIHTAIDGLSVLSILTMQFINLADLFPTTSSDHRAYIANLDRKMKIFSYVAYAAGSIMLVNRIASLITASLYVKRYNQTLNDVLIKKTPKVSFTPVPVISPEGVGLALNIRF from the coding sequence ATGAAAAAGATGTTTATGTTTACAGTGCTTTTGCTTATAGGTTTTTCTTTGTATTCCGAAGAGACTGTGAAACAAACTAAGGAAGATGATGAAAGTTTTTCTTATTATTTAACTGTGAATCAACTTATAAGTAAAAACCTTTTTAAAAACAAAGATTTAATCTCTGAATATTCTCAAAAATTAAATAATGAGCAAATTTTATTGATTCAAAAAAAATACCAAAAAGACTTGGCTGTGCCTCTTTTGTTAAATGGATTTGTAGGGTTTGGCAGCGGTAATTTTGCTTGCGGAGATATGCTGGGCGGAGGCATTCATACCGCTATTGATGGTTTATCGGTATTATCGATACTTACTATGCAATTTATCAATTTGGCAGATCTATTTCCCACTACTAGTTCAGACCATCGGGCATATATAGCCAATCTTGATAGGAAAATGAAGATATTCAGCTATGTGGCCTATGCAGCCGGAAGTATTATGCTTGTTAACCGTATTGCTTCATTAATTACAGCGAGCTTATATGTAAAAAGGTACAACCAAACCTTAAATGATGTGTTAATAAAAAAGACACCTAAGGTTTCATTTACTCCTGTTCCTGTCATTAGTCCTGAGGGAGTAGGGCTTGCTTTGAATATAAGATTTTAG
- a CDS encoding DUF6364 family protein, with the protein MSKKLTLSIDNELIDFAHLYSLKSGISISRLFEQYLMNLRNADKQHKLNPKTAALYGIFEKRPIPDKKELRKEFYEKGSN; encoded by the coding sequence ATGTCAAAAAAACTTACTCTAAGTATCGATAATGAACTGATAGATTTTGCCCATCTTTACTCCCTAAAAAGTGGAATATCTATTTCAAGGTTATTTGAACAATATCTTATGAATTTACGAAACGCCGATAAGCAACACAAGCTTAACCCCAAAACAGCCGCCTTGTATGGAATCTTTGAAAAACGTCCTATACCGGATAAAAAAGAATTGCGGAAAGAATTTTATGAAAAAGGTTCTAATTGA
- a CDS encoding PIN domain-containing protein, with translation MKKVLIDLNIILDFLNKRNFHEEAANIINMCVEKKLSGFIAAHEITTLSYFLLKEKKDKNKAADIISALLDMFNIIPIDEKILREALFSPVKDYEDAVIEVSSVKNSIDYIISRNLGDFKSARVQVFTPEQFFIKESNS, from the coding sequence ATGAAAAAGGTTCTAATTGATTTAAATATAATTTTGGATTTTCTTAACAAACGTAATTTTCACGAGGAAGCGGCAAACATTATAAATATGTGTGTCGAAAAAAAGCTATCCGGTTTCATTGCTGCTCACGAAATAACGACTCTATCTTATTTTTTATTAAAAGAAAAAAAAGATAAAAACAAGGCAGCTGATATTATTTCTGCTCTTCTTGACATGTTTAATATAATCCCTATTGATGAAAAAATTTTAAGAGAAGCTTTATTTTCTCCGGTTAAGGATTATGAAGATGCTGTAATTGAAGTAAGTTCCGTAAAAAATAGTATTGACTACATAATTTCGAGAAATCTAGGCGATTTTAAATCGGCAAGAGTTCAAGTCTTTACGCCGGAACAATTTTTTATAAAAGAATCAAACTCTTAA
- the rplS gene encoding 50S ribosomal protein L19, with protein MSDLIMKIEAQQKAENPPVFRVGDTVKVHFKIVEGKTERIQVYEGLVICFKNSGIGRTFTVRKNSYGVGVERVFPLHSPRIAKVEVVRPGKVRRAKLYYIRDKVGKAAKIKTLITKKNS; from the coding sequence ATGAGTGATCTGATTATGAAAATTGAAGCTCAGCAAAAGGCTGAAAACCCTCCCGTTTTTCGTGTAGGAGATACGGTTAAAGTTCACTTTAAAATCGTTGAAGGAAAGACCGAGCGAATTCAGGTTTATGAGGGCTTGGTAATCTGTTTTAAAAATTCCGGAATCGGAAGAACATTTACCGTACGAAAAAATTCTTACGGTGTAGGGGTTGAACGAGTTTTCCCCCTTCATTCACCTCGAATTGCTAAGGTTGAAGTTGTACGCCCCGGAAAGGTACGCCGAGCTAAACTTTACTATATAAGGGATAAGGTAGGTAAGGCCGCTAAGATTAAGACCCTTATCACTAAAAAGAACTCATAG
- the trmD gene encoding tRNA (guanosine(37)-N1)-methyltransferase TrmD, which translates to MRFDVLTLFPEIPEAFFKTSIMAKAVEKGIISCNLVNIRDFAFDKHRSCDDIVYGGGAGMLLLPEPLSLALDSVNASSKRVIYVTPSGKPFNQELAKELSSEEELVFVCGRYEGIDQRIIDEYVDDEISVGDYVMSSGELAALVIIDAVYRLINGVISGESLEEESFSGFLLEYPQYTRPRNFKGREVPEVLLSGHHLNIHKWRLKKRIEKTLKTRPDLIEKARNCGMWTKEAEKILKEFENE; encoded by the coding sequence ATGAGATTCGATGTGCTGACCTTATTCCCCGAAATACCCGAAGCTTTTTTTAAAACTTCGATTATGGCCAAGGCTGTAGAAAAGGGAATTATTAGCTGCAACTTGGTAAACATCAGAGACTTTGCTTTCGACAAGCACCGCTCATGCGATGACATCGTTTACGGCGGAGGGGCCGGAATGTTACTCTTACCGGAACCTTTGAGCCTCGCATTGGACTCGGTTAATGCTTCTTCAAAACGGGTAATATATGTTACCCCTTCAGGGAAGCCTTTTAACCAAGAGCTGGCAAAAGAGCTTTCCTCAGAAGAAGAGCTTGTCTTTGTCTGCGGAAGATATGAAGGAATCGATCAGAGAATTATCGACGAGTATGTTGATGATGAGATCTCGGTCGGCGACTATGTTATGTCCTCAGGCGAGCTTGCAGCCCTAGTGATAATCGATGCGGTTTACCGCCTGATAAACGGAGTTATTTCCGGCGAGTCGCTTGAAGAAGAAAGTTTTTCAGGATTTTTGCTTGAGTACCCGCAATATACAAGACCAAGAAATTTTAAGGGAAGAGAGGTTCCCGAAGTGCTCCTTTCAGGACACCATCTAAATATTCATAAGTGGAGGCTAAAAAAGCGTATCGAAAAAACGCTTAAAACGAGGCCCGATCTTATCGAAAAGGCAAGAAATTGCGGGATGTGGACAAAGGAAGCAGAAAAAATACTTAAGGAGTTTGAAAATGAGTGA
- the rimM gene encoding ribosome maturation factor RimM (Essential for efficient processing of 16S rRNA), translated as MDLLATGRIRGTFGVEGFVKVESFSGEYEHFLGFDRVFLSILKEKLREQKYKDGWFEIEEVNLRKADALVKFKGIDNPEAAKCLTGSELFIPRDKAAPLDEGEVYVHDLCNCNLVCEGTLVGKITSVAEGGGGYLLEIAGKTSEAAAESSFYVPFNEEFIGKIDLKAKTVELMHRWILE; from the coding sequence ATGGATTTGCTTGCAACAGGACGAATCCGCGGCACCTTCGGGGTCGAAGGATTTGTAAAAGTTGAAAGTTTTTCCGGGGAATACGAGCATTTTTTAGGTTTTGACAGAGTTTTTTTAAGTATTCTTAAGGAAAAATTAAGAGAGCAAAAATATAAAGACGGCTGGTTTGAAATTGAAGAAGTTAATTTAAGAAAGGCCGATGCTCTTGTAAAATTTAAGGGGATAGACAACCCCGAAGCCGCCAAGTGTTTGACGGGTTCGGAATTGTTTATTCCTAGGGACAAGGCCGCCCCCCTTGATGAGGGCGAAGTTTATGTCCATGATCTTTGTAATTGTAATCTTGTATGCGAAGGAACTCTTGTTGGAAAAATAACAAGTGTAGCAGAAGGCGGAGGCGGTTACCTCTTAGAAATAGCCGGCAAAACCTCCGAGGCTGCTGCGGAATCGAGCTTTTATGTTCCCTTTAATGAGGAATTTATCGGAAAAATCGATTTAAAAGCCAAAACCGTGGAGCTCATGCACCGCTGGATTCTTGAATGA
- a CDS encoding KH domain-containing protein yields the protein MQKDLIEYIAKSLVDDPSAVTVSESENEKGTVIELKVASGDIGKVIGKQGRIAKSIRTLLSASAGKSGKRYSLEIVD from the coding sequence ATGCAAAAAGATTTAATAGAATACATTGCCAAATCCCTTGTTGACGATCCTTCCGCCGTAACGGTATCGGAAAGTGAAAACGAAAAGGGAACGGTCATAGAGCTTAAAGTAGCCTCAGGCGACATCGGCAAAGTAATCGGAAAGCAGGGAAGAATCGCAAAGTCGATCAGAACCTTGCTGAGCGCAAGTGCAGGAAAGTCGGGAAAGCGTTATTCGCTTGAAATTGTAGACTAA
- the rpsP gene encoding 30S ribosomal protein S16, whose translation MVKIRLKRLGTKKRPYYRIVVQDVREPRNGKTIDEVGIYHPIETAEKQISFDADKVRNWLGKGAQPTDTVRRLLNKKEFTL comes from the coding sequence GTGGTAAAAATCAGACTAAAAAGACTCGGAACTAAAAAACGCCCTTATTATCGAATTGTTGTTCAGGATGTAAGAGAACCCCGAAACGGCAAAACCATCGATGAAGTCGGCATTTATCATCCGATCGAAACGGCAGAAAAACAGATTTCTTTTGATGCCGATAAGGTTAGAAACTGGTTGGGAAAAGGCGCACAGCCCACCGACACGGTTAGACGTTTACTTAACAAAAAAGAATTCACGCTATAA
- the cobT gene encoding nicotinate-nucleotide--dimethylbenzimidazole phosphoribosyltransferase, with product MNILENTLNSIKSVSEEEGKKAKLFWDSLAHPPGSLGALEEMTVRLAKIKGFDNLKIDKKITAVFCADNGVYAEKITSQPQITTFLLAEIMHTGKTGLGTISKWAGSGIRVYDVGMIKTSERKDVVNKKIKFGTENIAQGPAMSREDCIRMIETGIEAAFEIADEGFDIAGIGELGICNTTTTAAVLSGLCGVEPKLTVGRGASTTEAMYELKIKSVKKAIEINAPKKGDSIDCISKVGGFDIAAMCGCYIGLAARGIPAVIDGYISSLAALCAVNLNPLVRDYLFASHKSEERGAKICTAELEIEPVLNMKMRLGEGSGCPLLFKMLEGAVFTMQNMGKFTETMIDGADLVDIRKQTNP from the coding sequence ATGAATATTTTAGAAAACACATTGAATTCGATTAAATCCGTTTCGGAAGAAGAAGGAAAAAAGGCCAAGCTTTTTTGGGACAGCCTTGCTCATCCGCCGGGTTCTTTGGGGGCTCTTGAAGAGATGACGGTAAGGCTTGCAAAAATCAAGGGCTTTGACAATTTAAAAATCGATAAAAAAATAACGGCTGTTTTTTGTGCGGATAACGGAGTTTATGCGGAAAAAATTACCTCCCAACCCCAGATTACCACCTTCTTGCTTGCCGAGATTATGCACACGGGAAAAACAGGTTTAGGAACAATTTCAAAATGGGCAGGAAGCGGTATTAGGGTTTACGATGTCGGAATGATAAAAACGAGCGAAAGGAAAGATGTTGTCAATAAAAAGATAAAATTCGGTACGGAAAACATAGCCCAAGGCCCTGCGATGAGCAGGGAAGACTGTATCCGCATGATTGAAACCGGAATAGAGGCGGCCTTTGAAATAGCCGATGAGGGGTTTGATATTGCAGGAATAGGGGAGCTTGGTATCTGTAATACTACCACAACAGCGGCTGTGCTTTCAGGGCTTTGCGGGGTAGAGCCTAAGCTGACCGTAGGGCGCGGAGCTTCTACGACAGAGGCTATGTATGAGCTCAAGATTAAGAGCGTAAAAAAAGCTATCGAAATAAACGCCCCCAAAAAAGGCGATTCAATCGACTGTATTTCGAAAGTCGGGGGCTTTGATATTGCGGCAATGTGCGGCTGCTACATAGGCCTTGCTGCCCGCGGAATTCCTGCCGTAATCGACGGCTATATTTCGAGCCTTGCAGCCCTCTGTGCCGTAAACTTAAATCCTCTTGTAAGGGATTATCTTTTTGCTTCTCATAAGTCGGAAGAAAGAGGAGCTAAGATATGCACTGCTGAGCTTGAAATCGAGCCCGTCTTAAATATGAAAATGCGTTTGGGAGAAGGAAGCGGCTGCCCTCTTTTATTTAAGATGCTTGAAGGGGCGGTCTTCACCATGCAAAATATGGGAAAATTTACCGAAACCATGATAGACGGAGCCGATTTAGTGGATATCAGGAAGCAGACAAATCCTTAA
- a CDS encoding type II toxin-antitoxin system HicA family toxin → MPLSGKDMLRLYKKAGWRVISQKGSHVKVAKDSRREIIPMHKELKKGIEQALLKRLEQY, encoded by the coding sequence ATGCCGTTAAGCGGAAAAGATATGCTCCGCCTTTATAAAAAAGCCGGATGGAGAGTGATTTCACAAAAAGGTTCTCATGTCAAAGTTGCAAAAGATAGCAGACGGGAAATAATCCCCATGCATAAAGAGTTAAAAAAAGGCATAGAACAAGCCTTGCTAAAACGGCTTGAACAATATTAA
- a CDS encoding type II toxin-antitoxin system HicB family antitoxin gives MKYHFLVHKEENGFWAECIELSGCLTQAETAEELKSACFEALNLYLEEPQSSHIVFPLPQDITTCSKNILEIPVEPEIALAVLLRHNRSILNLTQKQASEKLGMKNVYSYQRLEKKSNPSLQMIKKITSIFPAIKLEMLF, from the coding sequence ATGAAATATCATTTTCTGGTACACAAAGAAGAAAACGGTTTTTGGGCAGAATGTATTGAGCTTTCAGGCTGCCTTACTCAAGCAGAAACAGCCGAAGAACTAAAATCAGCCTGTTTTGAGGCTCTTAATCTATATCTCGAAGAACCTCAATCCTCACACATTGTTTTCCCTTTGCCGCAGGACATAACTACCTGCAGTAAGAACATACTGGAAATTCCCGTAGAGCCCGAAATAGCTCTTGCCGTCTTATTACGCCATAACCGCTCAATACTAAATCTAACACAAAAACAAGCATCTGAAAAACTCGGAATGAAAAATGTATACAGCTATCAGCGTTTGGAAAAAAAATCAAATCCGTCTTTACAAATGATAAAAAAAATAACCTCAATTTTCCCTGCAATAAAACTTGAAATGCTTTTTTAG